A single window of Candidatus Rhabdochlamydia oedothoracis DNA harbors:
- a CDS encoding helix-turn-helix domain-containing protein, which produces MKKLTPSQRADLEHKLKHPKDYSERNRLCVILGYDEGISTKNLAKTLRISPITVQEYLREYDSENKTGSSPRGGSKSKLSQDQTESLTPTGKDLS; this is translated from the coding sequence ATGAAAAAACTGACCCCTAGCCAGAGAGCTGACTTAGAACACAAGTTAAAGCATCCAAAAGACTATTCTGAACGGAATAGGCTTTGTGTAATTTTGGGCTATGATGAGGGTATCTCAACAAAAAATCTTGCTAAAACACTCCGGATAAGCCCTATCACTGTTCAGGAATACCTCAGAGAATATGATTCCGAAAATAAAACTGGAAGTAGCCCTCGAGGCGGTAGCAAATCAAAACTTTCACAAGACCAAACAGAGTCTCTAACACCTACAGGAAAAGACCTATCTTAA
- the mnmE gene encoding tRNA uridine-5-carboxymethylaminomethyl(34) synthesis GTPase MnmE, which translates to MYTQYQIDQTIAAIATAPGEGGVAVIRVAGKQSIEIVAKVFSGPIHSYPSHTVHLGKIVNADQVIIDEVLLLVMRAPKSYTGEDVVEIHCHGGSLISRRVLETILAAGAKAAGPGEFTFRAFIHGKIDLVQAEAVQNLIAAKNDLALQAAEQQLQGQLSSRILSFQKQLVDIAAMLEAWVDFPEEDLEFASIENVIARLKNLRKQICYLAATFQEGKLLQFGPTLCLIGPPNAGKSSLMNVLLGKERAIVTSIAGTTRDTLEEELLIGNLHFRLIDTAGIRETKEIIEQEGIRRSKEAMQKADLVLLILDASLPLCPYANQLLSIVDAKKTLLIWNKSDIASVIPDRENSLLISAKNQTGIEELKQKISQMIWQKAPSSKEEVLITNIRHEKNLLNAAISLKRVIDGLHTNLSPEFLSFDLKICLKELGEIIGHDITEDILTAIFSKFCVGK; encoded by the coding sequence ATGTATACACAGTATCAAATTGATCAAACCATTGCTGCCATCGCTACTGCCCCAGGAGAGGGAGGGGTTGCGGTTATCCGTGTAGCTGGCAAACAATCGATAGAAATTGTAGCTAAGGTTTTCTCAGGTCCTATTCACTCTTATCCCTCACACACCGTTCATTTAGGTAAGATTGTAAATGCAGATCAAGTAATTATTGACGAAGTTCTGCTGCTCGTCATGCGCGCTCCCAAGTCTTATACAGGAGAGGATGTTGTAGAGATTCACTGTCATGGAGGATCTTTAATTTCACGAAGAGTATTAGAAACTATTTTAGCAGCAGGCGCTAAAGCGGCAGGTCCTGGTGAATTCACTTTTCGCGCTTTTATACACGGGAAAATAGATCTTGTACAAGCAGAGGCCGTACAAAATCTCATTGCAGCTAAAAATGACCTTGCCCTGCAGGCAGCTGAACAACAACTGCAAGGGCAACTTTCTTCTCGCATCCTCTCCTTTCAAAAGCAGCTGGTCGATATTGCAGCTATGTTAGAAGCCTGGGTTGACTTTCCCGAAGAGGATTTGGAATTTGCAAGTATTGAAAACGTAATTGCTCGATTAAAAAACTTAAGAAAACAAATTTGCTATTTGGCAGCTACTTTTCAAGAAGGAAAACTGCTGCAGTTTGGGCCTACTTTATGTTTAATAGGGCCACCCAATGCAGGTAAATCCTCTTTGATGAATGTTTTATTAGGTAAAGAGCGTGCCATTGTTACCTCTATTGCTGGAACCACACGTGATACTTTAGAAGAAGAACTCCTTATAGGAAATTTGCATTTTCGCTTAATCGACACAGCGGGAATTCGAGAAACAAAAGAGATCATTGAACAAGAAGGAATTCGCAGATCAAAAGAAGCCATGCAAAAAGCCGATCTTGTTTTGCTGATCTTAGATGCTTCTTTGCCTCTTTGTCCTTATGCAAATCAGCTACTCTCTATTGTAGATGCTAAAAAAACCCTTCTCATATGGAATAAAAGTGATATTGCATCTGTTATACCTGATAGAGAAAACAGCTTGCTTATCTCCGCTAAAAACCAAACAGGAATTGAAGAACTTAAGCAAAAAATCTCTCAAATGATCTGGCAGAAAGCTCCTTCTTCTAAAGAAGAAGTACTTATTACCAATATTCGTCATGAAAAAAATTTGCTAAACGCTGCCATTTCGCTCAAAAGAGTCATCGATGGTCTTCATACTAACCTATCTCCTGAGTTTCTCTCTTTCGATCTAAAAATCTGCCTAAAAGAGCTGGGAGAAATTATTGGTCACGATATAACAGAAGATATCTTAACCGCTATCTTCTCCAAGTTTTGTGTGGGGAAATGA
- the nth gene encoding endonuclease III has protein sequence MNKKKHAQRIQDILHHLFPDPEIPLQYRDPYTLLIAVVLSAQNTDKKVNQVTPALFAKASTPQQMLNLSIEEIASIIKPCGLSNIKARSIWNLSKILVEQHKGRVPNSLLALEKLPGVGHKTASVVVSQGFGKPAFPVDTHIHRCAKRWLLSRGKTVEETEKDLKHLFPKKSWNKLHLQMIYFAREYCPARGHKKEACPICQWIDEPSDCPMSPRTS, from the coding sequence ATGAACAAAAAAAAACACGCACAACGCATTCAAGATATTTTACATCATTTATTTCCCGATCCTGAGATTCCCTTGCAGTATCGAGATCCTTATACTTTATTAATTGCAGTTGTCTTATCTGCACAAAATACAGATAAAAAAGTAAATCAAGTAACTCCTGCTTTATTTGCAAAAGCCTCTACCCCTCAACAAATGCTTAACTTAAGCATAGAAGAAATTGCTAGCATAATTAAACCATGTGGCTTAAGTAATATAAAAGCAAGATCTATCTGGAATCTCTCTAAAATCCTTGTTGAGCAACATAAAGGTAGAGTCCCAAACTCTTTATTGGCTTTAGAAAAACTCCCTGGGGTGGGGCATAAAACCGCATCAGTTGTCGTATCACAAGGATTTGGCAAGCCCGCTTTCCCTGTAGATACACATATTCATCGCTGTGCAAAAAGGTGGCTTTTAAGTCGGGGAAAAACCGTGGAGGAAACAGAAAAAGACCTCAAACATCTTTTTCCTAAAAAAAGCTGGAATAAACTCCATTTGCAAATGATCTATTTTGCAAGAGAGTATTGTCCTGCTCGCGGTCATAAAAAAGAGGCATGTCCCATCTGTCAATGGATCGATGAGCCTAGCGATTGCCCCATGAGTCCGCGCACCTCTTGA
- the asd gene encoding archaetidylserine decarboxylase (Phosphatidylserine decarboxylase is synthesized as a single chain precursor. Generation of the pyruvoyl active site from a Ser is coupled to cleavage of a Gly-Ser bond between the larger (beta) and smaller (alpha chains). It is an integral membrane protein.), which produces MSRYKIIPFIKKFDVDTSEFLEPVSHFCSFNDFFIRRLKPEARPIVQEENRAILPADARYLVFPDVREFPHFFIKGKKFSLKELLKNEELVDKYKAGSMVIARLCPVDYHRFHFPCKATPGQPRLINGALFSVNPLALKSNIKILSENKRVITMLATLRFGNLLYLEIGATHVGSIHQTFQVDKTYEKGDEKGYFSFGGSCLILLFEPNRIHFDQDLIKSSAQNQEVRGLMGQSLGSSIH; this is translated from the coding sequence ATGAGTCGTTATAAAATTATTCCTTTTATCAAAAAATTTGATGTCGATACGTCTGAATTTTTGGAACCTGTTAGTCATTTCTGCTCTTTTAATGATTTTTTTATTCGCCGGTTAAAACCTGAAGCAAGACCTATTGTTCAAGAAGAAAATAGGGCTATTTTACCAGCCGATGCACGGTATTTAGTTTTTCCAGATGTAAGAGAATTTCCTCATTTTTTTATTAAAGGAAAAAAATTCTCTTTAAAAGAGCTGCTTAAAAATGAAGAATTAGTGGATAAGTACAAAGCTGGGTCGATGGTTATTGCAAGGCTTTGTCCTGTTGACTACCATAGATTTCATTTTCCTTGTAAGGCAACTCCTGGGCAACCTCGATTAATTAACGGAGCTCTTTTTTCTGTGAATCCATTAGCGCTTAAAAGCAATATAAAAATTCTAAGTGAAAATAAAAGGGTGATTACGATGCTTGCTACTTTGCGTTTTGGGAATCTATTATATCTAGAGATAGGAGCAACGCACGTGGGGAGTATTCATCAAACATTTCAAGTTGATAAGACGTATGAAAAAGGGGATGAAAAAGGATATTTTTCTTTTGGAGGATCTTGTCTGATTTTATTATTTGAACCTAATCGGATTCATTTTGATCAGGACCTAATAAAAAGTAGCGCACAAAATCAAGAGGTGCGCGGACTCATGGGGCAATCGCTAGGCTCATCGATCCATTGA